GAGAGATAGGATGAGAGAGAAGGCAAGAGTCGGAGATCAAAttactcctctgtaaactagATTACTCCTCTAGAAAACAAATGTTTCTCTCAATCTCTGACATGTGGCCCACCCAAACAGTCTCACATGCTGACCAGACAGCACGCGTGCGTGAGTCTGCGTGCGACCATCGAGTGCATGTTGATTTtatccacccacaccagacgcgatcaggacacacaggttgaaatatcaaaacaaactctgaaccaactatattaatttggggacaggttgaaaagattttaaacatttatggcaatagctagctagcttgctgttgctagctaatttgtcctgggatataaacattgggttgttattttacctgaaatgcacaaggtcctctactccaataattaatccacagataaaaggggaaaccGAGTTCGTTTccagtaatctctcctccttcaggcttcttcttctttggactttatatggtggttggcaaccaactttaaggtgcattaccactaccAACTGGCCTGGAGTGTAGACCttagttcatctttcaatcacccacgtgggtgtaTGCTCCTAAaaaacaatgaggagatgggagaggcgggacttgcagcgcgttaagcgtcacaaatagaactatGTTCTATTTTAGCTTCTGGCTATGCTGACACTGGTTGACGCACgccagcagtgtgggtgcaatgattgaataacatgtatatgTACGTTTAAtttgcgacgcgagcggtgtggtcagcatgtcatGCCGTCCCTGTTGGTCATCATATGGTCTGACTCACACTCTCTCTGCTGGCTCCAGGTCCGGAGAGGTCCTGTTCTAAAGGCTGCTGGTTCCAGCTGGAGCCTGTTGGCCCAGAGACGCTGCGGCCCACCCCAGGGTACGCACTGATCCGGCTTGACAAGCCCACCTGAGTCAGGTGATGCAGCTGAGCACCTGAGAACACAAACAACACATCATGTGTAAGTAATCATTAGATACACACAGTATACACTTACCATACACACATCAATcccaatgaacacacacacacacacacacacacacacacacacacacacacacatatggcaCCTTTACCTGTGCTCCCCCCAACAGGCCGAGgtctggaggaggagggaggctcTTCATACTGCCCCCTGTTGGCGTAGACAGACTCTTGCAGCTGCTCCTCTGCAGTAACATAGGCCCCCGAACCCAGGCCctgcctgaaacacacacatacaccagacTTTGGAAATGCTGACATTCACTGAATGTACTTCAGCTTGGGTAGTATAGTAACATCTGTCTCACCTCTGCAACAGGCCTTGTACTGACGAGGGAGACATCCCCAACTCTGCATACCTCTGgacaggaagaggggagagaacgtagagagagagagagaggtgagatatCGAGAGGAGAAACATGTGGAAAAGTcataaggggagagagggagggtgagaggttgagagagaccGTATGATTCATACTTCATAGAAGAGACCCTGGGagtacacgcaaacacacacacacacacactcttaccgCAGAGAAGGGGCTGTGTGTGGGGGCTGCGGGGTAGGAGCCCCACTGGCGTGATGGGCGTGTctgtggggagggagaggggctcgGCAGGGCGGTGCTGACCTGCGTGACCCCGACACTGACGCTGCCCTGGGAGGAGGGTGACACCAGGGCGAAGGCATCGTCCAATAGGGAGTGCATCTGTTGCCGCGCCTCCTCGATGGACGGCTGGGGGGGCACGTAGGGTGGCGGGGGAGGTGCGTGTTCAAACACCTCATCGTTAGGGGAGGGGCTGCCGTGGTCTGGAGGTAGATCCGGGTccgactggaggagagagaagaggaggaataaGTGTGAGTGAGcgtgtatatggtgtgtgtgtggcctacatGGTGAGACACACATACTATGcgcacctaaacacacacacaagcacacacactattcacaccagcacacacacacagtatgcgcATAGTATGTGTGTCTCACCATGTAGGCCACATTGTTGAGTCCAGGGTATTTCCTGTAGGTGGCGCTGTTGTCTGTGAGCAGGCGGTCTCTGTCCGTCAGTCTGTCTGCGTCTGGTAGACTGCCGTTCCCCTGCTGCCTCCGCCGGCCCCGAGGAGAGCGCCTCCCCCTGGCAGGGCAGGGAAACACATCGGCAAAGATTAGCCTCAGACACATtcatacacagtcacacacactcatCTAATTCAGTCACAGACACTAATACAGATCAGTCACACATATTCAGCATGACTATTCAAGGGATGCAAATATCTTCTATCTAGAGTTCTATGCGGAAGAACGAAAAGGAGAATCTTGATACAAAGAACGAAAACAACCTGATGCTAGTAGAAGGCACTTATTAAACAAGTTGATCTTAACAATGAGGTAAGACTAAGTCTGAGTTATGTATTGACCATCACCTCTTCCTGGATTCCCCTGGGGTGGGGGGCGAGGGGGGGTCGGTGTGCAGGATGCTGTCCATGTGGTCATGGGCTGAGCTGTAGAGGCGCTGGGGACACCCTCCCTGCCCCGCCTCCTCCTGCGCCTGGCCGAAGGCATCCAGGATGTCATCCATAGAGGGGAACTCACACTGGCCCCGCCTCTTAGCCCGCTGACGCAGCTTGTTCCTGTGGTGCTCGATCTCCGACTTATGTCTCAGagccacctagacacacacacacacacacacacacacacacacacacacacacacacacacacacacacacacacacacacacacacacacacacacacacacacacacacacacacacacacacacacacatattttaaggagttttaaggtgtgtgtgagtgtttgtgtgcgccTGAGTGTATTCGCCTGTGTGagctagatgtgtgtgtgtgtgtgtgtgtgtgtgtgtgtgtgtgtgtgtgtgtgtgtgtgtgtgtgtgtgtgtattctcacCTCTGCGCTGACCCTCTCTGTGAGGGTGGGGCTGTGTGAGCGTTGTGGTGGGCTGGACCGGGGCTGCATGGCAATCAACTGGACCTTGTTGGCCTGGCGACCCCTGCCGTCAGACGAGCCTCGGGACAAACGGTCCACGTGGTCgaagatggaggaagaggagagaagctcATCTGGACCACTGCCTGTGGGAGGgactggggagagggagaggagagaggggataggagagaggagagagggagagtggagagggagaaaaagatagTAAGGTAAACTGTAGTAATACTGTAGCAGTAAACTGGGTTATTTCTGGCAAGCTGCAGCTTTACTGAACCACTCAACACGAAGGGAGGACTTACCCATCTTATTCCTCCCTATGATCCAGGCCAGAAGAAAAAGAAAGGAGGGCGAGATAGAGGTAGAcatagagaggcagacagagaggggagggggcgAGAAACATTATCACTTGGTGGTCAGAGATTCATGTTCACATCGCAAGCtttttctcccctcctcttctgcgccctcctcctcctccactctctctccatcctgcaTTCTTTCCAGCACTCCTCTTTCCCTGTTCCCTCTCActacctctttctctcctgtggtttctctcgcgctctctttctccctcggtTTTTCTCTTTGATGCAACTCCTTTAATCAGTTTCTCTCCTGCTGAGTCAGTGCATAGCTCTTTAGgacacacgcacaacacacatgaacatatacacactctcacaatctctccctctaccacttaTTCTCCTCTGTGTTTCAGCGTGGGCATTGTAGATAGAATAGTATACATGTGGAGATGACCTGATTCCTCATTCTAATCTACATGACAAAGAATCAAGTTTGTTCCATCATGGTGCATTTCTATTCGAATGTATTGAATAAGGCTTTAGGTAAAGAGAAAGGGGCGTGTCTCTTGCCATTCTTGGGCGTTTTGTTTCGGTGCGGTTTCCCCTCGTGGGGCGTGGCCACATGTCTGGTGGTCTCCTCTGCAGACTCTCTGCCACTCGATTGGTCGCTACCTAACGAGTCACCATCTGACGGGGACAGTCTGGCCAATCAGAGAAAAAACGGAGGTTAGTGTGGGTTTGTGGATTAGTGTGGATGTATCCCTGCTTGTGGATGTGTTACCAACCTCCCCCTACGGCGGTTAGCGCGGGCAGCCTTGGTGGAGGAGCCCTTGGATTTGGGAGTGTTGACATCCCCTCCTTCAGAGGGGGTGGCCTCTTTGATGGGCACAGGGAGGGCACCAGGCTCCTGGATCACCATGATGTCATCCTTACTGTGCTGCCCCAGGTGGAGCTTGGCGAAGTCAAACCCTTTCACACTGGGAGcctgcagctggagagagagaggggggggtggagagaaagagaggggaagatatagaaagaaagagagagagagagggtagacagaaagagagagaaagaggggagaaagagagtaaAGAGGTAAAGGTGGAACAAGGAGAGATCCAAGCACATCAAGACATGTATGTATGCATGACTACAGCCTTATGCCATTCTCATTTTGATACAATTCCAGTCAGATCACAAATCCACAGTCCCCCATGGAGGTCGACCCTCTAACCCTTCACCCCTGCCCCTGACCTTCTGTCTCTGCTGGATGGTGTTGATGGCGTCAGGCTGGAACTCCAGCTTCTCCGAGCCGCACAGTTTCCAgtagaggatgatgatgatgaagatagcCAGCAGGACAGGCACCACCACCCCCACAATCAGCCAGACACTGCTGCTCTGAGTCTCAGACGGGGGCACTGTCAGCGTCTCCACAGCTACAGAAGACAAATACATTATGTACATATACAATCAGCTTACACTTTTATCTAAGCAATATGCTACTGTACACTAGGAAATGAGTGCAGCCAACCTACATGGGCTTACATTGCGAATCACTGAATAACATAAGCACTACTTATCGAAATCCACACATACACAAGAATGCATGCGGCCACGCGCTAGTGCGCGAACACACACTTGCGCGGTCGCATGCATAGACTCACGCTGGGCAAGGGGTCTCTGGACGCGGTGCCCCAGTACGATGGCAGCCCGTTGCAGCTCCAGGCGGTTGAGGGCGGCAGCGGTGGCATCAGCAGGAACTCTCTCCCCCCCTGGTCCCTCCACGAAATACACCACTTCCAGAGAACGCCCTGAACCTGCCAGTCTCGACACACGCACCACCTGGAGATAACACCatggagtcagtgtgtgtgtgtgtgtgtgtgtgtgtgtgtgtgtgtgtgtgtgtgtgtgtgtgtgtgtgtgtgtgtgtgtgtgtgcgtgcgtgcgtgcgtgcgtgcgtgcgtgcgtgcgtgcgtgcgtgcgtgcgtgcgtgcgtgtgtgtacagcATGTGCATGTGGTAAGGATGCTACAAACAGCACACATAGTGGGTGTGAGAGTGTATAAGTGTGTCGTCTACCTGTAAGCTGTTGTTACCCACGGCCGTGGATCTCTTCCAGCGGGGTCGTTGACTCCCCTCCCCCAGCCCCTCCTCCAGCAGCAGGGCCAGACGGCGCTCCAGACGAGCCTTGAAGCTCCGCTCAGTCACCGTCTGCTCCTGGACACCCAGTAATACTGCAACACAAACAAGCAACACTAATGCACTTCTCAAAAACGGCCATCATGACTGCAACACATAAACACACGCATGCTGCTCTAGCACGGTCGCTCTCTCAATATTGAGCTTAAGGCTGAAAGTCCCGAAGCTGAAATTCGTACCTGTGCGGACCCAGGAGGAGCGTAGATGGTGAGAAACGTTCAGCTCGGGGTAGTGGAAGGCTGGGGAGACAAACACAGGATAGAGAAGATCAGGTTAGTCACTGTTGTCTGTGGGGCGAGTAACTCATTCAGAATGGGTGTGTCTGGGAGTACAATATATGCATATGGTCAGGATGCTACAAACGGCACCCAGGTGTGAgagtgtataagtgtgtgtgtgtgtgtgtgtgcacatgtgtctgtgtgtgctggcgtctgtgtgtgtgggatagTAACTGGTGTATAGatggggggtgtgtgtggggtgtcAGTGAGGAGTagatgagatgtgtgtgtgtgtgacttacgTTCAGCGATCTGCAGCGCGGGGAAGCCCAGGTAGAAGCTGAACTCCACCGTGCTTAGGTGTCTCAGGTGAGCGCTGACCTCTGACCCTAACAGGTAGCCCCGTCCATCACGCAACGCAAACGTGATGTCCACCGGAACCTTCTGGTCACCCTGTGGCTTGGCCTGACCCATGGTGATGTTCAGAAGctggaggtaaacacacacacaaacacacgtgttACAGATTTACTCACTTTTTGATTGATCTGAATCCCTTTCCTCAGCTCCGCTGAACCTGCCCAAGTAAATGGCTAATGCACACACTTTCACGGCTACGACTCTCACCTGTACAGTAACGTTGCCAAATTCGTGTGCGCGTCTGCGTGTCTCTGTGTAGGCCATCAGCAATCCTCTCTCCACTCGCTCACTGAagttacacacacgcacatccaCGTGACTGGGCACGAACTGCAGcactgaaaaacacacacattatagATTATCACACTGACAGTACACACACATTGTCTAATGCGGCACTAAaatgcgcgcgcgcacacacacacacacactagtgatgGGAAGTTCAGCTCAGAACTTTTCGACTCGTTCAGTCAAAAGAACAAATCTTTCGACTCATTTAGTCGAAAGCAGGACCCCCTACCTGCCAACGATGAACTGAAAACTCAAGTCATGATTCTACAAGCCTCTATTTCACAGTTCACCATAGGGGGCTTATTGGAGCTTCCATTTGTGACAGACTTGTAAAAGTTTGATTTAAACAATGTACATTTGTAGATTGCTAGGCATACAAATACGATTATTTCTTGATATATTGAAACTCTAGCTGTGGCCGCAACCGGACTAGATTGTGAACGACTCTTGGCGGAATGCATTGGTTGACTGTCATGAGGGCGATAAGCACAATATCGTTCGAACTGCAGCTTCCCAAACGATTAAAATGTGTTGAGCAGAGGCTGTGTATGTTTAGGTTCAACAAAGCTGTGTCATCGCAACATTCAATAATCAATTAATTCATGAGATCAATTATCAGTTCCAAACGTGTATTTTTCTTCTCTATGCTGCCTGCAACATATGATCTATTTCCATGTGCGCATAAATGACAGTTATTGGTCTTACCACATCTCTGGAACCTCTGAGCAGGAGGAGCGTGTATTAATCCTGCTATAGGACTCATTGCGACCAGCAAGTCAAAcgaactcagacagacagacagacagacagagagagagagagagagagagagagagagagagagagagagagagagagagacagagagacagagagagagagagagagagagagagagagagagagagagagagagagagagagagagagagagagagagagagagagagagaggttcctACCAGAGTGTATCTGGTACTTGTGATCAGGTATGCTGTAGAGGGGTGAGACAGTGGGGAACGAGGAGGAGCCTGGTGTTGACTGGCGCAGAGCGTTGATGACAGACATGGCGGTGAAGATCAGAGGTCCCGCCACAGCACGGAACGCAAAGCTAGACGGAGTTCTCAGGACCTggcggagggagagggggggttgggagggaaaagagagcagagggagagagaggaggagggggataggGAAGGCAGGCATGATTGGCTTTCAAGACATTTGTGAAGGGCAAATTTGCACATTCCTGGAATGCATCTCATGGCTACAAACATGCTCTTTCCCCAAAGCTTCCCCAGTGAGTATTGATAGTAGACCTACCTGCAGCTCCACTGAGCAGTTGAACTCCCTCTTCAAGATGTCCCTGACCTGGCCAAAGCCCACAGTGGAGGCAGACTTAGGCAGGACTAGGAAGAGACAGGGTTAACCTCAAACAACCTGCATTCAACCATTGCCAACGCATTCCCTGAAAACACACTCCTAAGCTATAGGCTAACCAAGGGATGTGCTTCCTTTAAACAGGTGACCATGAGATCCCAGCACAACACATTGACAGGCCAGAACAGCAGAGCTCAATGCAATGCACCCCCATCTACAATATTGGCATACAATTGCCTCTCATATGTGACTCTATCTCTAGTCTACTATGAGTTCTACTGGTGTTGTCTTACCCACTCTGACCAGGTACATGTCAGGCTTGGTGACGTTACACAGGTACTGGCGTCCTGGAGGGGCCTGAACTGGGGGAGTCCAGGTGATGCTCGCCAGGGTGCCAGTGGTTGTCGTGGTAACAGTGGTTGCCTTGGTAGTGGTCGTCGGTCGGTTGCCGGGGACCTCGGTCacgggtggtggtggtggttttatGGGGTCCCTCCCTGGAGGTCGCAGCATGGGGGGGCGAGCCAGGCTGGTGGTGTTCGAGGGGGGCAGTGGAGGGTGTCTGCCAGGGGTAGCTGGGGGGACTCTGGGCCGCAGAACAGGAGGCTGAGGGGGTACTCTGGAGGCGGGTCTAACTCCAGGGGTGAGGGTACCTTGACCATCCCAGGGAGTGGGTGAGAGGGTCAGGGGCGGGGTGGGACCCGCTGAGGGGACAAGGGGGTGCTTGTGATCCTGGGCTGGAGGGGGCCCTGTGCTAGGGGAGGGGGACggggactgagtgtgtgtgtgggtgtgtgtttttgtggtaGCGGTGGGTGTGATGCCGAGTTTAGGGGTGGTCTTTGGGGGTGGGATGACAatttctccatctctgtctctttccccatctttatccctctccctttccctctctctctcccgttctcgctccctttccctctctctctcctgttcttgctccttttccctctctctctctcgttctcgctccctttccctctctctctcctgttccctctccctgttcttctcctcatctctctctctggccagCAGATTGGTGTAATACTCCAGACTGTTCATATCCGGCAGCAGCAGCTCCGTGGGCTCTAGAGGAAACATGTCCCCCAGGTCATAGTCTTCTTCATACCAGGGAGGGTATCCCTCAGGTTCAGCAGGGTGGGTGAAGGGGAGGCCCTCCCggaggggggaggtgggggaCGTAGAGGGTCGGAGGAGGCTGGAGGACAGGGGGAGTGTTGGGCGGGAGGGGAAGGAGGTGTCGTAGGAGGCCCCGTCGCCAGGGTCGTAGGTGTGGCTGGGTAATGTTGTGGCCAGGGCCAGTTCCTCCCCCTCTGGGTCCATGAAGGAGAGTGTCTCCAGGTAGTCTCCAGAGCCCCAGGCCTCCTCTAGGGAGGGGGCGTGCTCCCAGGGCggaggaggggtgagggtggGCTGGCTGTGGGGGGGCAGAGGAGGGGGGTGACTGGGGGACAGCAGGTCCGGGGGTCTCAGTAGGAGGTGTATGCCCTGAGCTTCATCATCCACTGAGGCAGCGTCAGTGTTACCAGGGTGACCAGTGTCTTTGGGTGGGCTGGCACCTGGCCATCTGGAAGAGGGTGACGATGACGACCGTGATGACGACCGTGATGAGAACCGTGCTGCTGTCGTTCCGTTGGAGTCTACACCGCCTGTGGAGAGACAAACTACAGTCACAACACATGTCCATAAAGGCCCATAGTGCAGGAGCCTCTCCTGTTTCtgcagcgtgaggcagcttgatgtacaagtacgcCCCCTGGAAAGGACACTAGTCTTTCGCAGGGCCGTGTACATGTGTGCGTGGTTAAAATTAATGTATGAACACAGCAGGCTGAGCAGAATCCTTGCTGGTGGCTGAGAGACCTAGTTAAAGCTGAGCTCCATCTAGAGAATACAAAGAGCAGAGGATAGAGCCCGGCACTgatctcacactcacacacacacacacacacacacacacacacacacacacacacacacacacacacacacacacacacacacacacacacacacacacacacacacacacacacacacacacagagagagagccgaCCCTAGACTTTTaggggccctaagcgagatttggttgtGTGACCATCTCATGGGCAAAACATGCGTCTGCCCCTCTTGGCggcaaaacaaataaaaaaagttaTGTAATTTTAAACATTTTGACATGAGTAGAGAGTTCTTCAGTTTTAAATACATCTTtctgcaattttacacattttgtcatggggtagAGAGAAATTGTGCAGTTTTAAACCAAATTTCCTTCAATTTatacacatttttctaaaaagttaatttatttttattctgttttaaagcaagtttccagcaattctacatattttgccatcACTTATGACATATTAATACAATTTCTGggtgagtgactaacaaaatcaatgggggccccctggaggtcagggcccctgggcagaTGGCCGAATTACCGACCGAAATGCAGGGCATGATTACTACAATGTTTAGACAGCTGGCTAACTAACTTACCTAGCAATTtataaaatgttagctgacatgggctaactgagtgactgacataagaggaaaactgctgatgcactaccAAATTTCAAAATAGCACCTTGTGTAttattattctaactctcaacagtaagttgagacccagaCTGTTGCTTATTTGTAGGGTCGGCCCTGCACACACAATCCTCACTCAACATGACAATGAAGAGTCGTACACGGACACAAAGGCATAGAGAAACACCCAGTTAATTTATCATAATTTTAAGCACAATATACTGTATCACAAAGCGCTATTGTACAGATGTATGATAACCATAACCAGGTCACTCTAGGGTTGTTAACTTAACTAAAACAGAATAAATTAACAATCTCCTTGCTCTCCCTGCTCCTCATCcatcccctctcacacacacacacacacacacacacacacacacacacacacacacacacacacacacacacacacacacacacacacacacacacacacacacacacacacacacacacacacacacacacacagagagagagccgaCCCTAGACTTTTaggggccctaagcgagatttggttgtGTGACCATCTCATGGGCAAAACATGCGTCTGCCCCTCTTGGCggcaaaacaaataaaaaaagttaTGTAATTTTAAACATTTTGACATGAGTAGAGAGTTCTTCAGTTTTAAATACATCTTtctgcaattttacacattttgtcatggggtagAGAGAAATTGTGCAGTTTTAAACCAAATTTCCTTCAATTTatacacatttttctaaaaagttaatttatttttattctgttttaaagcaagtttccagcaattctacatattttgccatcACTTATGACATATTAATACAATTTCTGggtgagtgactaacaaaatcaatgggggccccctggaggtcagggcccctgggcagaTGGCCGAATTACCGACCGAAATGCAGGGCATGATTACTACAATGTTTAGACAGCTGGCTAACTAACTTACCTAGCAATTtataaaatgttagctgacatgggctaactgagtgactgacataagaggaaaactgctgatgcactaccAAATTTCAAAATAGCACCTTGTGTAttattattctaactctcaacagtaagttgagacccagaCTGTTGCTTATTTGTAGGGTCGGCCCTGCACACACAATCCTCACTCAACATGACAATGAAGAGTCGTACACGGACACAAAGGCATAGAGAAACACCCAGTTAATTTATCATAATTTTAAGCACAATATACTGTATCACAAAGCGCTATTGTACAGATGTATGATAACCATAACCAGGTCACTCTAGGGTTGTTAACTTAACTAAAACAGAATAAATTAACAATCTCCTTGCTCTCCCTGCTCCTCATCcatcccctctcacacacacacacacacacacacacacacacacacacacacacacacacacacacacacacacacacacacacacacacacacacacacacacacacacacacacacacacacacacggcagtacAGTAAGTTACATTACAGCGAGcaccctgcctcctcctcctcctcctagcctTGACTAGGCGCTGCCGCAAAGCACGGCAGCGCCTAGTCACGTGCTGTGTGGCGGCGAGCTCATTGGTATGCTGCAGACACAGCACACAGCTCAGAGGCATCCCAGCCAACAGCAGGATCAAATCACACGCACGcgtgcgcgtgcacacacacattacattgaTTCAGAGAGGGAGATAGTGATGAAGAGAGCAAGGGAGCAGAAAAAATACAAAGAAATAGAATTAGAGAGGGGAAGAGTaattgagagagaagagaaagacagagcgagaatGCAGGAATGAAGATAGATGAGAGTAAAGACTTGTGATTCTAAGAATAGCATGAAGCACCCTTCGGTCGATCCACATGGCTTTGATGACAATGATCCAATCAGCAGTGCTAAACATCCTTCATCACCAGGAAGTAGTCCGTCTGCCCCTGTCACACAGCCGCCCACAGATTTCTGTATTTTAAGTCAGGATATATTTGACTTTGAGTGGGTGCTTGTATGCgccgtatgtgtgtgtgattgtatcagtgtgtgtgatgCCTCAAGGCCAGTGAGTGGGACTGACTGAGGGGTGACTGTGTGTGTAGGCATCCACTGTCCAGCTGTCCCTGACGACATAACCAAGTCactgagagatggaggaggatgaATGGACAGACAGAGGTAAAAGGATGGAAAGACACGAGGCGAGGAGATGGGGGTGAATATGGAAGTTGGTGCATTCAGCACCAAGGACAGCTCCAAAAGTCAAGGACAAGTCAAATACTGGCCACATCTCTCAGTGTACCTtgatgaaaccaggtgtgaacaGTAATTCTTATCATTCAGAGTCAAAGCCACCATCCATCCATGCCTATGAGAGTAAGAAAATTAAATGGCAGTTACCTGCAACAGGTGAGCTTGACATCGTCATGGACACCAGCAAGGAAGCTACCAGCAGATGCGCGCAATAAGTGCGGAGGCCCTGAGAGGCTCTGGGGCACATCCTCGAACCCGTGCTCATCAGGATCATACTTTCCTTTGCCTGCGAGTAGTCACATCACACACGTGCGATGCCATCTTTTCTCTATAGCATCATCACTGCATGCTTTCTGGCGACCAGGAGGCCCTATATGCAAATATCTAATAATACAAATCTATTTAGATAAAGGCCTTGTAATAAAAATTATATTCATCGTATAGAAACATTTAATGGTTTAATGCCTATTTTTAACTAGGCTATTAAAGCAGTAGACAGGCTGCCTTACCAGTGTCCTGTCACATTTGATAGCTGGCTGGCTGACCCCATTATTGGGGAGCTTATACTAGGCCACGTCTGCCAACAAACATCATGTATCTCACAAATCTGACAGCCATGGTGCGGgttaattcatttaaaaaaaaatgtattatgccAATTTAAAATAGTCCATGAAACGATAGCCTACAACGGATTTAGTTGTTGTATCCTAATTAACCTATAATACTGTCGGTCATGACACAATTCCCAGCTTATTATCCCATCTGTATCATTAGGACACATCGTCTAGTGGACATTTTTACATTTTCCCACAGTATGCCTACACTTTCGCAGAAATAG
This is a stretch of genomic DNA from Salvelinus alpinus chromosome 11, SLU_Salpinus.1, whole genome shotgun sequence. It encodes these proteins:
- the LOC139534152 gene encoding UPF0606 protein KIAA1549-like isoform X1, giving the protein MILMSTGSRMCPRASQGLRTYCAHLLVASLLVSMTMSSSPVAGGVDSNGTTAARFSSRSSSRSSSSPSSRWPGASPPKDTGHPGNTDAASVDDEAQGIHLLLRPPDLLSPSHPPPLPPHSQPTLTPPPPWEHAPSLEEAWGSGDYLETLSFMDPEGEELALATTLPSHTYDPGDGASYDTSFPSRPTLPLSSSLLRPSTSPTSPLREGLPFTHPAEPEGYPPWYEEDYDLGDMFPLEPTELLLPDMNSLEYYTNLLARERDEEKNREREQEREREREREREREREKEQEQERERERERERERERERERDKDGERDRDGEIVIPPPKTTPKLGITPTATTKTHTHTHTQSPSPSPSTGPPPAQDHKHPLVPSAGPTPPLTLSPTPWDGQGTLTPGVRPASRVPPQPPVLRPRVPPATPGRHPPLPPSNTTSLARPPMLRPPGRDPIKPPPPPVTEVPGNRPTTTTKATTVTTTTTGTLASITWTPPVQAPPGRQYLCNVTKPDMYLVRVVLPKSASTVGFGQVRDILKREFNCSVELQVLRTPSSFAFRAVAGPLIFTAMSVINALRQSTPGSSSFPTVSPLYSIPDHKYQIHSVLQFVPSHVDVRVCNFSERVERGLLMAYTETRRRAHEFGNVTVQLLNITMGQAKPQGDQKVPVDITFALRDGRGYLLGSEVSAHLRHLSTVEFSFYLGFPALQIAEPFHYPELNVSHHLRSSWVRTVLLGVQEQTVTERSFKARLERRLALLLEEGLGEGSQRPRWKRSTAVGNNSLQVVRVSRLAGSGRSLEVVYFVEGPGGERVPADATAAALNRLELQRAAIVLGHRVQRPLAQPVETLTVPPSETQSSSVWLIVGVVVPVLLAIFIIIILYWKLCGSEKLEFQPDAINTIQQRQKLQAPSVKGFDFAKLHLGQHSKDDIMVIQEPGALPVPIKEATPSEGGDVNTPKSKGSSTKAARANRRRGRLSPSDGDSLGSDQSSGRESAEETTRHVATPHEGKPHRNKTPKNGRNKMVPPTGSGPDELLSSSSIFDHVDRLSRGSSDGRGRQANKVQLIAMQPRSSPPQRSHSPTLTERVSAEVALRHKSEIEHHRNKLRQRAKRRGQCEFPSMDDILDAFGQAQEEAGQGGCPQRLYSSAHDHMDSILHTDPPSPPTPGESRKRGRRSPRGRRRQQGNGSLPDADRLTDRDRLLTDNSATYRKYPGLNNVAYMSDPDLPPDHGSPSPNDEVFEHAPPPPPYVPPQPSIEEARQQMHSLLDDAFALVSPSSQGSVSVGVTQVSTALPSPSPSPQTRPSRQWGSYPAAPTHSPFSARYAELGMSPSSVQGLLQRQGLGSGAYVTAEEQLQESVYANRGQYEEPPSSSRPRPVGGSTGAQLHHLTQVGLSSRISAYPGVGRSVSGPTGSSWNQQPLEQDLSGPGASRESVLSFPEFSSPAVFQMPSSSLGDHSVPPMLLAPPTPEFPLEESSPSAQSSASLIKAIREELRRLAQKQVAVAGTYS